Proteins encoded in a region of the Methylobacterium radiotolerans JCM 2831 genome:
- a CDS encoding MFS transporter — MTGSAGPAIGTRVVDTLAGLRPLAPFFCLYVTFGATLGFLSGGAPLILRARGVELAEVGLLQLINLPVGLTFLWAPLLDRLRLPFLSHRIGWIAAAQAASVLLLAVLSLGETWPLLALLALAIAACACVATMDIALEALVVETVPAGRRAFVASAKLCGASLGGILGVGVLVGSYDSLGWRGAVLACAALDALCLLPILGYREAPLRGAGGAAGTGAGPERWSGSLARLRRLAGRVLVLGAYFAASYLVAGPNTLALLDLGVPLGQVGTLTGTVLPAVNLVMALAAGWLAARFGTVRLIAAGALGVLASGGLMVVACAGRMPDLGVAAAVLSFVAGGFLGVPVFNMIYRWAQGPKPATDYALLFGAAFFAAMPLRVAAPALAGWIGWPGYFAATLPLYAAAVAWLAVAVERTLRDDGAAR; from the coding sequence GTGACCGGTTCCGCCGGACCTGCCATCGGCACCCGGGTCGTCGATACCCTGGCGGGCCTGCGGCCGCTGGCGCCGTTCTTCTGCCTGTACGTGACCTTCGGGGCGACGCTCGGCTTCCTGTCCGGCGGGGCGCCGCTGATCCTGCGGGCGCGGGGCGTGGAGCTGGCCGAGGTCGGGCTTCTGCAGCTCATCAACCTGCCGGTCGGGCTCACCTTCCTGTGGGCGCCCCTGCTCGACCGGCTCCGCCTGCCGTTCCTCAGCCACCGGATCGGCTGGATCGCGGCCGCGCAGGCCGCCTCGGTGCTCCTGCTGGCCGTCCTGAGTCTCGGCGAGACCTGGCCGCTCCTGGCGCTGCTCGCCCTGGCGATCGCCGCCTGCGCCTGCGTGGCGACCATGGACATCGCCCTCGAGGCCCTGGTGGTCGAGACCGTGCCGGCGGGGCGGCGCGCCTTCGTGGCCTCGGCCAAGCTGTGCGGCGCCTCCCTCGGCGGCATCCTGGGGGTCGGCGTGCTGGTCGGCTCCTACGACAGCCTGGGCTGGCGCGGGGCGGTCCTGGCCTGCGCGGCCCTCGACGCCCTCTGCCTGCTGCCGATCCTGGGTTACCGGGAGGCCCCCCTGCGCGGGGCCGGGGGCGCCGCCGGAACCGGCGCCGGCCCGGAGCGCTGGTCGGGCTCGCTGGCTCGGCTGCGCCGCCTGGCCGGGCGCGTGCTGGTGCTCGGGGCCTACTTCGCCGCCTCCTACCTCGTGGCCGGGCCCAACACCCTGGCGCTCCTCGATCTCGGCGTCCCGCTCGGGCAGGTCGGCACGCTCACCGGCACCGTGCTCCCGGCCGTGAACCTCGTCATGGCGCTGGCGGCCGGCTGGCTGGCCGCGCGGTTCGGCACGGTCCGGCTGATCGCCGCGGGGGCCCTCGGCGTCCTGGCCTCCGGGGGCCTGATGGTCGTCGCCTGCGCGGGCCGGATGCCCGATCTCGGCGTCGCCGCCGCGGTGCTGAGCTTCGTCGCGGGCGGGTTCCTGGGCGTGCCGGTCTTCAACATGATCTACCGCTGGGCCCAGGGCCCGAAGCCCGCCACCGACTACGCGCTCCTGTTCGGTGCCGCCTTCTTCGCCGCGATGCCGCTGCGGGTGGCCGCCCCGGCGCTCGCCGGATGGATCGGCTGGCCGGGCTACTTCGCCGCCACCCTGCCGCTCTACGCCGCCGCGGTGGCGTGGCTCGCCGTCGCGGTGGAGCGGACCCTGCGGGACGACGGGGCCGCGCGATGA
- a CDS encoding phage holin family protein, which produces MRQTPDGTLALLIAALREGTAHVEALLTLARTEVDGNFRAIVSLIAIVGTIPVLLIVTFFLGLDAVVKLLAVPFGAEAPAALIVAAPFLVIALGLGWMGARRMALSNLEPWRTWRQVKRDVREVTRAGA; this is translated from the coding sequence ATGCGTCAGACCCCGGACGGAACCCTCGCCCTGCTGATCGCGGCCCTGCGCGAGGGGACGGCGCATGTCGAGGCGCTGCTCACGCTGGCGCGGACGGAGGTCGACGGCAATTTCCGGGCGATCGTGTCGCTGATCGCCATCGTCGGCACGATCCCGGTGCTGCTGATCGTCACCTTCTTCCTCGGCCTGGACGCCGTGGTGAAGCTGCTGGCCGTGCCGTTCGGCGCCGAGGCGCCGGCCGCGCTGATCGTCGCCGCGCCGTTTCTCGTCATCGCGCTGGGACTCGGCTGGATGGGCGCCCGCCGGATGGCGCTCTCGAACCTCGAGCCCTGGCGGACGTGGCGGCAGGTGAAGCGGGACGTCCGCGAGGTGACCCGCGCCGGCGCGTGA
- a CDS encoding GCG_CRPN prefix-to-repeats domain-containing protein: MLKSLAAAALLTVGIAVPASALPVPGSPLPAAQDGLIQHVYGGCGPYGHRGPYGGCRAGGQGGGYVGRACPRGFHLGRGGRRCWPNRYW; the protein is encoded by the coding sequence ATGCTCAAGTCACTCGCCGCCGCGGCACTGCTCACCGTCGGCATCGCCGTGCCGGCCTCGGCGCTGCCAGTCCCGGGGTCGCCGCTCCCCGCCGCGCAGGACGGGCTGATCCAGCACGTCTACGGCGGCTGCGGGCCCTACGGCCACCGCGGGCCGTACGGCGGGTGCCGCGCCGGCGGCCAGGGGGGCGGGTATGTCGGTCGGGCCTGCCCGCGCGGCTTCCACCTCGGTCGCGGCGGGCGGCGCTGCTGGCCGAACCGGTACTGGTAG
- a CDS encoding acyltransferase family protein, which translates to MAEVTGGRDPRANNFGSLRLLFAGLVILAHAPELVDGNRSRELLTQVFGTLSLGEIAVDGFFLVSGYLITASYRAKRSFGDYLARRALRIYPAFVVASLLCIAVVAPLGGGNLADASPLEALLRLSLLLMPVVPGAFAELPYPLLNGSMWTIPCEFGCYLLLGLVGTARALRRRGRYLGLLGGLGSLLALRWLFLPVGHPGDILGSLSEMIRLTFVFCCGGAFRLFADRITYTRRGATLAALLLLPLMFSRPLAEPAFAILGGYLIFWFALAVRPTALSRATAQVDPSYGLYLYAWPVQNLLVARIPGISPWAVAVLTLAAAIPLGLLSWYLIERPMLQFRPGPGGARPEPGAIPAAGPALGA; encoded by the coding sequence GTGGCGGAGGTGACGGGCGGCCGGGATCCGCGGGCGAACAATTTCGGGTCCCTGCGACTCCTGTTCGCGGGCCTCGTGATCCTCGCCCACGCCCCCGAACTCGTGGACGGGAACCGGTCGCGGGAGTTGCTGACCCAGGTCTTCGGGACCCTGTCCCTGGGGGAGATCGCCGTCGACGGCTTCTTCCTCGTGAGCGGCTACCTGATCACCGCGAGCTACCGCGCCAAGCGCTCCTTCGGCGACTACCTCGCGCGGCGAGCGCTGCGGATCTACCCGGCCTTCGTGGTCGCGTCCCTGCTCTGCATCGCCGTCGTCGCGCCCCTCGGCGGCGGCAACCTCGCGGACGCCTCGCCGCTCGAGGCCCTGCTGCGGCTGTCGCTGCTGCTGATGCCGGTGGTCCCGGGCGCCTTCGCCGAGCTGCCCTACCCGCTGCTGAACGGCTCGATGTGGACCATCCCCTGCGAGTTCGGCTGCTACCTGCTGCTCGGCCTCGTCGGCACCGCCCGCGCCCTGCGCCGCCGCGGACGCTATCTCGGCCTGCTCGGGGGGCTCGGCAGCCTCCTCGCCCTGCGCTGGCTCTTCCTGCCCGTCGGGCATCCGGGCGACATCCTCGGATCCCTGTCGGAGATGATCCGCCTCACCTTCGTGTTCTGCTGCGGCGGCGCCTTCCGGCTGTTCGCCGACCGGATCACCTACACGCGGCGCGGCGCGACCCTCGCCGCCCTGCTGCTGCTCCCCCTGATGTTCAGCCGGCCGCTGGCCGAGCCGGCCTTCGCGATCCTCGGCGGCTACCTGATCTTCTGGTTCGCCCTCGCGGTGCGCCCCACCGCCCTCAGCCGCGCCACCGCCCAGGTCGACCCGTCCTACGGTCTCTACCTCTACGCCTGGCCGGTGCAGAACCTGCTGGTCGCGCGGATCCCCGGGATCTCACCCTGGGCGGTCGCCGTCCTCACCCTCGCGGCCGCCATCCCCCTCGGCCTGCTGAGCTGGTACCTGATCGAGCGGCCGATGCTCCAGTTCCGGCCCGGACCGGGCGGCGCCCGGCCGGAGCCCGGCGCGATCCCGGCGGCCGGGCCCGCCCTCGGCGCCTAG
- a CDS encoding ABC transporter ATP-binding protein, with the protein MLKAFLAYYRPYRTLFLVDFGCAVLSGLLELGFPIAVKGFIDSLLPRQDWGLILLAAAALTLVYVANAGLMVVVTYWGHVLGINIETTMRARAFDHLQKLSFRFYDGQKTGHLVARVTKDLEEIGEVAHHGPEDLFIAVMTLLGAFALMLYVHAPLALITAAILPLIAFVSIRYGGRMTRNWQAQYGRVGAFNARIEENVGGMRVVQAFANEPHERALFALDNARYRDTKLEAYRLMAAGLSINYLGLRLVQIAVLLGGAAFVVRGDLTPGGFVGFLLLVGVFYRPLEKIGAVVETYPKGVAGFRRYQELLATEPDITDRPEARAVGALRGDIRFEGVGFGYGPGRPVFSGLDLAVAAGETVAFVGPSGVGKTTLCALLPRFYEVEAGRITVDGLDIRDITLASLRRQIGIVQQDVFLFAGTIRENIAYGRLDATEAEIDAAARRARLGGLIDGLPEGLDTVVGERGVRLSGGQKQRIAIARVFLKNPPILILDEATSALDTETEREIQRALAELARGRTTLVIAHRLATVRDADRIVVLGEGGVVEEGRHAALLAAGGPYSRLHAAQFGRGASGAGVLAAE; encoded by the coding sequence ATGCTGAAGGCCTTCCTCGCCTATTACCGGCCGTACCGGACGCTGTTCCTGGTCGATTTCGGCTGCGCGGTGCTGTCGGGCCTGCTGGAGCTCGGCTTCCCCATCGCGGTGAAGGGCTTCATCGACAGCCTGCTGCCCCGGCAGGACTGGGGCCTGATCCTGCTCGCCGCGGCGGCGCTGACGCTGGTCTACGTCGCCAATGCCGGCCTGATGGTGGTGGTCACCTACTGGGGCCACGTGCTCGGCATCAACATCGAGACCACGATGCGGGCGCGGGCCTTCGACCACCTGCAGAAGCTCTCCTTCCGCTTCTACGACGGCCAGAAGACCGGCCACCTCGTCGCCCGGGTGACCAAGGACCTGGAGGAGATCGGCGAGGTCGCCCATCACGGGCCCGAGGACCTGTTCATCGCCGTGATGACGCTGCTGGGCGCCTTCGCGCTGATGCTCTACGTCCACGCGCCGCTGGCGCTGATCACCGCGGCGATCCTGCCGCTGATCGCCTTCGTGTCGATCCGCTACGGCGGCCGCATGACCCGCAACTGGCAGGCCCAGTACGGACGGGTCGGCGCCTTCAACGCGCGGATCGAGGAGAATGTCGGCGGGATGCGGGTCGTGCAGGCCTTCGCCAACGAGCCCCACGAGCGCGCCCTGTTCGCCCTCGACAACGCCCGCTACCGCGACACCAAGCTCGAGGCCTACCGGCTGATGGCGGCCGGCCTGTCGATCAACTATCTCGGCCTGCGCCTCGTCCAGATCGCGGTGCTGCTCGGCGGCGCCGCCTTCGTGGTCCGGGGCGACCTGACGCCGGGCGGCTTCGTGGGCTTCCTGCTGCTGGTGGGCGTGTTCTACCGGCCGCTGGAGAAGATCGGCGCCGTGGTCGAGACGTATCCGAAGGGGGTCGCGGGCTTCCGCCGCTACCAGGAGCTGCTCGCCACCGAGCCCGACATCACCGACCGGCCGGAGGCCCGCGCGGTCGGCGCCTTGCGCGGCGACATCCGCTTCGAGGGGGTGGGCTTCGGCTACGGCCCCGGCCGCCCGGTCTTCTCCGGCCTCGACCTCGCGGTGGCGGCCGGCGAGACGGTGGCGTTCGTGGGCCCCTCGGGGGTCGGCAAGACCACCCTCTGCGCCCTGCTGCCGCGCTTCTACGAGGTCGAGGCGGGCCGCATCACCGTCGACGGGCTCGACATCCGCGACATCACCCTGGCGAGCCTGCGCCGCCAGATCGGCATCGTCCAGCAGGACGTGTTCCTGTTCGCCGGCACGATCCGGGAGAACATCGCCTACGGCCGCCTCGACGCCACCGAGGCCGAGATCGACGCCGCCGCGCGGCGCGCCCGGCTCGGCGGGCTGATCGACGGCCTGCCGGAGGGCCTCGACACCGTGGTGGGCGAGCGCGGCGTGCGCCTGTCGGGCGGCCAGAAGCAGCGCATCGCCATCGCGCGGGTCTTCCTCAAGAACCCGCCGATCCTGATCCTCGACGAGGCGACCTCGGCGCTCGACACGGAGACCGAGCGGGAGATCCAGCGGGCGCTCGCCGAGCTGGCCCGCGGGCGCACGACCCTGGTGATCGCCCACCGCCTCGCCACCGTCCGGGACGCCGACCGCATCGTGGTCCTGGGGGAGGGCGGGGTCGTCGAGGAGGGCCGGCACGCGGCTTTGCTGGCCGCCGGCGGCCCCTACAGCCGCCTGCACGCGGCGCAGTTCGGGCGCGGCGCATCCGGCGCGGGCGTCCTCGCGGCGGAGTGA
- a CDS encoding outer membrane protein, which yields MTKLLASLAAFTALTAAASAADLPRRAAPPPVFTPVPVFTWTGAYFGINAGYAFDASSRTNNTFAVPFPYAAPGTVASFRDRSQDGFSGGAQIGYNWQITPGSGVVIGFEADAQYLDFGRNRNNAFISGAVAPGYYVTDPRGLSSLDYFGTVRGRLGYAFDRTLVYATGGFAYGSGSADRSFGGYAGNDSFRTGYAVGGGIEYALPTDSFLNFFRSSAVTLKVEGLYVNLERGTRNQGALVVNAANLVPVAYSAIGRRDDEFAVVRAGLNYKFGSY from the coding sequence ATGACCAAGCTCCTGGCCTCGCTGGCCGCCTTCACGGCCCTGACCGCCGCCGCCTCGGCCGCCGACCTGCCGCGCCGCGCCGCCCCGCCGCCGGTGTTCACCCCCGTCCCGGTCTTCACCTGGACCGGCGCCTACTTCGGTATCAACGCCGGCTACGCCTTCGACGCCAGCAGCCGCACCAACAACACCTTCGCGGTGCCCTTCCCCTACGCCGCCCCCGGCACCGTCGCCTCCTTCCGCGACCGCAGCCAGGACGGCTTCTCCGGCGGTGCGCAGATCGGCTACAACTGGCAGATCACCCCGGGTTCGGGTGTCGTGATCGGCTTCGAGGCCGACGCCCAGTACCTCGACTTCGGCCGCAATCGGAACAACGCCTTCATCTCCGGCGCCGTCGCCCCCGGCTACTACGTCACCGACCCGCGTGGCCTCTCCAGCCTCGACTACTTCGGCACCGTGCGCGGCCGCCTCGGCTACGCCTTCGACCGCACCCTCGTGTACGCCACCGGCGGCTTCGCCTACGGCTCGGGCAGCGCCGACCGCTCCTTCGGCGGCTACGCCGGCAACGACAGCTTCCGCACCGGCTACGCCGTCGGCGGCGGCATCGAGTACGCGCTGCCGACCGACTCGTTCCTGAACTTCTTCCGCTCCTCGGCCGTGACGCTGAAGGTCGAAGGCCTGTACGTGAACCTGGAGCGCGGCACCCGCAACCAGGGCGCCCTGGTGGTCAACGCCGCCAACCTCGTCCCGGTCGCCTACAGCGCCATCGGCCGCCGCGACGACGAGTTCGCCGTCGTCCGCGCCGGTCTGAACTACAAGTTCGGCTCGTACTGA
- a CDS encoding sensor histidine kinase encodes MPLRFRFRTPLPLLRSRPRSPTLSLTTRILLLVLLALAPALAIQGYNEVALRASRDAAVRADARATARDVAEDFAQVSDRMQQALDLISGDATVQAREPAACTAYLRRAAARLPHVLLIALTDPEGAVICDSAGAPAGSYSSRGRAYHRRALERGGYAVGGYAVGFQTRRPSIHFARAVHAGDSGGAPAGVLLAAVDLDWLSDHLEQALHQAETAITVTDRDGLIIARRPDEAAWIGRPIPPDRVAMLEAQGSDVRVAAGLDGRQRIIATAMPDGPLAGVRVVVGRDHATAFADIDAATRRGLVLIALGAALALAAALVAGRVFIRRPVERLLRTAAAWQAGDLAARTGLHGAAEFDRLGSKLDAMAATLQRSTAELRAEIQRGRALQAQQGTMLHELNHRVKNTLATVQALARQSRGSAEVLEARILALSKTHDLLTREDWSGAPLREVLESELGPYRTGGDQIRLDGPDVSLSPREVLALGLTVHELTTNAAKYGALSVREGRVRVAWSVAAGAAGERRLRLSWEERGGPPVRAPTRVGFGTRLIAGGVRRELAGTVDLAFEAAGLRCRLDVPLDPGLGTMLAPTG; translated from the coding sequence ATGCCGCTCCGCTTCCGGTTCCGCACCCCGCTCCCGCTTCTGCGCTCTCGGCCGCGTTCTCCGACCCTGTCGCTGACGACCCGCATCCTGCTGCTCGTCCTGCTCGCCCTCGCCCCGGCGCTGGCGATCCAGGGCTACAACGAGGTCGCCCTGCGGGCGAGCCGCGACGCGGCCGTGCGGGCCGACGCCCGCGCCACCGCGCGCGACGTGGCGGAGGATTTCGCGCAGGTCTCCGACCGGATGCAGCAGGCCCTCGATCTGATCTCCGGGGACGCCACCGTGCAGGCGCGGGAGCCGGCGGCCTGCACCGCCTACCTGCGGCGGGCGGCCGCGCGGCTGCCGCACGTGCTGCTGATCGCCCTCACCGATCCCGAGGGGGCCGTGATCTGCGACAGCGCCGGCGCGCCCGCGGGCTCCTACTCGAGCCGCGGCCGGGCCTATCACCGCCGCGCCCTGGAGCGGGGCGGCTACGCAGTCGGCGGCTACGCGGTCGGCTTCCAGACACGGCGGCCGTCGATCCACTTCGCCCGGGCCGTCCACGCCGGCGACTCCGGGGGGGCGCCCGCGGGCGTCCTGCTCGCCGCCGTCGACCTCGACTGGCTCTCCGATCATCTGGAACAGGCGCTCCATCAGGCGGAGACGGCGATCACCGTGACGGACCGCGACGGCCTGATCATCGCCCGCCGCCCGGACGAGGCGGCCTGGATCGGCAGGCCGATCCCGCCCGACCGGGTCGCCATGCTGGAGGCCCAGGGCAGCGACGTCCGCGTCGCCGCGGGCCTCGACGGCCGCCAGCGGATCATCGCCACCGCGATGCCGGACGGCCCGCTGGCGGGGGTGCGCGTCGTCGTCGGGCGCGACCACGCCACCGCCTTCGCGGACATCGACGCCGCCACCCGCCGCGGCCTGGTGCTGATCGCCCTCGGGGCGGCCCTGGCGCTCGCCGCCGCCCTCGTGGCCGGGCGGGTGTTCATCCGCCGCCCGGTCGAGCGGCTCCTGCGCACCGCGGCGGCGTGGCAGGCCGGCGACCTCGCCGCCCGCACCGGCCTGCACGGCGCCGCGGAGTTCGACCGGCTGGGCAGCAAGCTCGACGCCATGGCCGCCACCCTCCAGCGCAGCACCGCCGAGCTGCGCGCCGAGATCCAGCGCGGCCGCGCCCTGCAGGCGCAGCAGGGCACGATGCTGCACGAGCTGAACCACCGGGTGAAGAACACCCTGGCCACCGTCCAGGCCCTCGCCCGGCAGTCCCGCGGCTCCGCCGAGGTCCTGGAGGCGCGGATCCTGGCCCTGTCGAAGACCCACGACCTCCTGACCCGCGAGGACTGGAGCGGGGCTCCCCTGCGCGAGGTGCTGGAGAGCGAGCTCGGCCCGTACCGGACCGGCGGCGACCAGATCCGTCTGGACGGGCCGGACGTGTCGCTGAGCCCCCGCGAGGTGCTGGCGCTCGGCCTGACGGTCCACGAGCTGACCACCAACGCCGCCAAGTACGGCGCCCTCTCGGTCCGCGAGGGCCGCGTCCGGGTGGCGTGGTCGGTCGCCGCCGGCGCGGCGGGGGAGCGGCGGCTGCGGCTCAGCTGGGAGGAGCGCGGCGGCCCGCCGGTGCGGGCGCCGACCCGGGTGGGCTTCGGGACGCGGCTGATCGCCGGCGGCGTGCGGCGCGAACTCGCCGGCACGGTCGACCTCGCCTTCGAGGCCGCGGGCCTGCGCTGCCGGCTCGACGTGCCGCTCGATCCGGGCCTCGGCACCATGCTGGCACCGACGGGCTAG
- the fhuF gene encoding siderophore-iron reductase FhuF produces MIAEVAAQVPDTLAAYRDGVAEGPGGPEALPLGALRDPDVFDATLAAFGAGFGAAFRTADPRVRVSYWSQFYLAALATPALTALVRLGRPLPLAFDAVSLELDAAGRPCRFRLPADGSGCAACPAPGLTGLVEAHLRPFVELCHARCGIAPRVLWGNAAVILDYVARELGGAPGGPLGGGEGNGAACASACTDACDDVAACLGWRAGPGCARSPLESPLAQALCPGASGCRRRRVCCLRHRLPGVPSCGALCPVECAAQR; encoded by the coding sequence ATGATCGCCGAGGTCGCCGCCCAGGTTCCCGACACGCTCGCGGCCTACCGGGACGGGGTCGCCGAGGGCCCCGGCGGCCCGGAGGCGCTGCCCCTCGGCGCCCTGCGCGACCCCGACGTGTTCGACGCGACGCTGGCGGCCTTCGGGGCCGGGTTCGGCGCGGCGTTCCGGACCGCGGATCCGCGGGTCCGGGTCTCGTACTGGAGCCAGTTCTACCTCGCGGCCCTGGCGACGCCGGCGCTGACCGCCCTGGTGCGCCTCGGCCGGCCGCTGCCGCTCGCCTTCGACGCGGTCAGCCTCGAGCTCGACGCGGCCGGCCGGCCGTGCCGCTTCCGCCTGCCCGCGGACGGGTCCGGCTGCGCGGCCTGCCCGGCGCCCGGCCTGACCGGGCTGGTGGAGGCGCATCTGCGCCCGTTCGTCGAGCTCTGCCACGCCCGGTGCGGGATCGCGCCCCGGGTCCTCTGGGGCAATGCCGCGGTGATCCTCGACTACGTCGCCCGGGAACTCGGCGGCGCGCCCGGGGGACCGCTCGGGGGCGGGGAGGGGAACGGCGCCGCCTGCGCGAGCGCCTGCACCGACGCCTGTGACGACGTCGCGGCCTGCCTCGGATGGCGCGCCGGCCCCGGCTGCGCTAGGAGCCCGCTCGAGAGTCCTCTTGCGCAGGCGCTCTGCCCGGGGGCGTCGGGCTGCCGGCGGCGGCGCGTCTGCTGCCTGCGCCACCGCCTGCCGGGGGTGCCGTCCTGCGGCGCGCTCTGCCCCGTCGAGTGCGCCGCCCAACGCTGA
- a CDS encoding DMT family transporter produces MWYLYGAVLLAGIANAIQPGQNSTLARGFSQPLVAGLIVGIGTALTVLIIGLISRRLAWPTTQELSQVPWWAWGGGFLGGGVVIAQLLIARHVGAGAFLGLLVTAGVVTSILLDHFGLVGFEVHPASLWRILGGLLMVAGVALVALF; encoded by the coding sequence ATGTGGTACCTGTACGGCGCCGTCCTGCTGGCTGGGATCGCGAACGCCATCCAGCCAGGCCAGAACAGTACCCTCGCCAGAGGCTTCTCTCAGCCGCTCGTGGCGGGTCTGATCGTTGGTATCGGCACCGCCCTGACCGTCCTGATCATCGGCCTCATATCCCGTCGCTTGGCATGGCCGACAACCCAGGAGCTGTCGCAGGTGCCGTGGTGGGCATGGGGCGGCGGCTTCCTGGGCGGCGGAGTCGTGATCGCGCAGCTGCTGATTGCTCGGCACGTCGGAGCTGGGGCGTTTCTCGGGCTTCTGGTGACGGCGGGCGTCGTGACCTCCATCCTGCTCGACCATTTCGGCTTGGTCGGCTTTGAGGTGCATCCGGCCAGCCTCTGGCGGATCCTCGGTGGCCTGCTGATGGTGGCCGGTGTCGCGCTCGTCGCGCTCTTCTAA
- a CDS encoding transporter substrate-binding domain-containing protein: MTISRPAQDASAKAELAPTGTLRVGLVEAPSAGLIFVSRAADGGLDGVTADLGADLARQVGLPLAVTLFPNSGAAAAALQAAAIDVSFMPVDATRRQVIDFGPGYYDLESTYLVSAGSGITDVAQVDRPGLRVVAIEGTTTFRASARTLTRTQPLPVPSVAEAVARMRAGQADAFALSRDTLRPVVLQVPGSRIVAGGFQQTQVAVAVPKGRPAALARVTAWMDEAKRAGVVRRIFDARGFHDDAVAP; this comes from the coding sequence ATGACGATTTCCCGCCCCGCGCAGGATGCTTCCGCGAAAGCGGAGCTGGCGCCGACCGGCACGCTCCGCGTCGGTCTCGTCGAGGCGCCGTCCGCCGGCCTGATCTTCGTCAGCCGCGCGGCCGATGGAGGGCTCGACGGCGTGACGGCCGATCTGGGCGCGGATCTCGCCCGGCAGGTCGGCCTGCCGCTGGCCGTCACCCTGTTCCCGAACTCGGGCGCCGCGGCCGCCGCCCTCCAGGCCGCGGCGATCGATGTCAGCTTCATGCCGGTCGACGCGACCCGGCGCCAGGTGATCGATTTCGGGCCGGGCTACTACGATCTGGAGAGCACTTATCTGGTCAGCGCCGGGTCGGGCATCACCGACGTGGCGCAGGTGGACCGGCCGGGACTCCGGGTCGTGGCGATCGAGGGCACGACGACGTTCCGCGCCTCCGCCCGCACGCTGACCCGGACGCAGCCCCTCCCCGTCCCGTCCGTGGCCGAGGCGGTCGCGCGCATGCGCGCCGGGCAGGCGGACGCCTTCGCGCTCTCCCGCGACACGCTGCGGCCGGTGGTCCTGCAGGTCCCGGGCTCCCGCATCGTCGCGGGCGGCTTCCAGCAGACGCAGGTCGCCGTCGCCGTTCCGAAGGGCCGGCCCGCCGCCCTCGCCCGCGTCACGGCGTGGATGGATGAGGCGAAGCGCGCCGGGGTCGTCCGGCGCATCTTCGATGCCCGCGGCTTCCACGACGACGCGGTCGCGCCCTGA
- a CDS encoding LuxR C-terminal-related transcriptional regulator — protein MSTTVGVLILDDAQDLSAAARAALDHLPEIRLLGEACLDEADVEVEVAVVCLSSDKLAEGIARVTGLRECRPNLRILVTFDALTADHFESLLDAGADAFVGRSHSQQELSAALLALVKGAACLVPPKRLGAIKAGQSCNFGLSPREIDVLRFLCAGFSNKEVARRLALSVRTVETHRLNLRRKTQTGRLKELVSLAHQLGLPLPSADEWASHADKRFASKGGSLFEAVTGPEGLSVRADVAGRAGATSLRER, from the coding sequence ATGAGTACGACCGTCGGGGTCCTGATCCTGGATGACGCGCAGGACCTGAGCGCTGCCGCCCGCGCTGCTTTGGATCACTTGCCGGAGATCCGCCTACTCGGCGAGGCATGCCTGGACGAAGCCGATGTCGAGGTTGAGGTCGCTGTGGTCTGTCTCAGCTCGGACAAGCTCGCGGAGGGAATCGCGCGTGTCACCGGCCTGAGGGAGTGCCGGCCGAACCTGCGCATCCTGGTGACCTTCGACGCGCTGACAGCGGACCACTTCGAGTCTCTGCTGGATGCGGGTGCTGACGCCTTCGTCGGGCGCTCACATTCGCAGCAGGAACTCAGTGCGGCGCTGCTTGCCCTCGTGAAGGGAGCGGCTTGCCTCGTTCCTCCGAAGCGGCTGGGCGCCATCAAGGCGGGCCAGAGCTGCAACTTCGGTCTGTCCCCCCGCGAGATCGACGTCCTGCGCTTCCTCTGCGCAGGCTTCAGCAACAAGGAGGTCGCCCGGCGCTTGGCGCTGAGTGTGCGCACTGTGGAGACCCATCGGCTCAACCTGCGCCGCAAGACCCAGACCGGCCGTTTGAAGGAGCTCGTTTCGCTCGCCCACCAGCTTGGGCTGCCGCTCCCGTCTGCTGACGAGTGGGCTTCGCATGCCGACAAACGGTTCGCGTCAAAGGGAGGCTCTCTTTTCGAGGCCGTGACCGGCCCGGAAGGGCTTTCCGTCCGTGCCGACGTCGCTGGCCGTGCAGGAGCGACTTCCTTGAGGGAGCGTTAA
- a CDS encoding RNA polymerase sigma factor region1.1 domain-containing protein, with amino-acid sequence MTQVLDRGTLDRLVALGRDRGLLTADDLRAALPVERMDVDALVLVMLELEAAGVSVEPEAFGPPTDRPVPAAVTLPAPGSGTPPVRAAEAGPGAAFAAPASAAPAAAEPIPDDGADAGRAVLLAGLATVLVLGAVLLML; translated from the coding sequence ATGACGCAGGTTCTGGATCGCGGGACCCTCGACCGGCTGGTCGCCCTCGGCCGCGACCGGGGCCTCCTCACCGCCGACGATCTGCGCGCCGCGCTGCCCGTCGAGCGCATGGATGTCGACGCCCTGGTCCTGGTGATGCTGGAGCTGGAGGCGGCGGGCGTGAGCGTCGAGCCCGAAGCCTTCGGCCCCCCGACGGACCGGCCGGTCCCGGCCGCGGTCACCCTTCCCGCGCCGGGGTCCGGCACGCCGCCGGTCCGGGCAGCGGAGGCGGGGCCGGGCGCGGCCTTCGCGGCCCCCGCATCCGCCGCGCCGGCCGCCGCGGAGCCGATCCCGGACGACGGCGCCGATGCCGGCCGGGCCGTCCTCCTGGCCGGCCTGGCGACCGTTCTGGTCCTCGGCGCCGTGCTCCTGATGCTGTGA